The genomic stretch AAACAAAGAACATTCTACACGCTCTTAAGACCCAAGGAATCACTTCAGGCAGCTACAACCCACTTTGCTGTTTCAAAGCAACGACTTTTACGATTCACTGTGAGCATCCTGTGCTGAGGTAAAGACACTGTGCCCTCTGTTCGTAAGATAAATGTGGAAGATTTACGTGGAGTTTCACCTTTTCTTGATCTTCCTGGCAAATCTAGACACGTGAGTGTTCAACACTAGGAGCAAGAGGAAGTAAAGGGTAACCCTACAGCAAAATCAATGAGGTTCCCTCTCAGAAGAGCACAAATACCTCACCGGGAGTTTTTTTCTGACCCTGCCACTTAGAAATCAAATCCAGATATTTTAATTGCTCTTTCCAATTTGTCCACTTTCTTTAGCTTTTCAATAATCCGATTTCAATGACAGGCAAGCGCCAAAATTCTAATCTCGTGTCCCAAGAGGAAATATGGAAAGCCTGAATTTACACGTCCTGTCATCCAACCCCAACAATCTTGAGAACTCGGAGACCTTCTCCAACTACAGCGACAGTGTGGACTCGCCCCACAGCAACCCGCCGAGGTCCACCCGCCAGCCCAAAGCCAAGCCCAACATGAGCTGCCGGCGCAAGCGGGAGTTCATCTCCGACGAGAAGAAGGACGCCTCCTACTGGGAGAAGCGCCGCAAGAACAACGAGGCGGCCAAGCGCTCGCGGGAGAAGCGCCGGCTCAACGACATGGTGCTGGAGAACCGCGTGATGGCGCTGAACGACGAGAACGTGCGGCTGAAGACGGAGCTGCTGCAGCTGAAGCTGCGCTTCGGCCTGATCAGCACCGCCTCCTACATGGAGAAGAGCCAGCAGATAGGGGCCGGCTCCTCCTCCAGGAACCCCTACTTCTCCAGCAGCGGCTACTCCAGCTCCTCTCAGGTGATGATGAACTCCGACTCTTCTGAGGCCGAGCAGTCTACCATGGGTGAGCGCCACACCCCGCTGCCCAAATACTCCCCCCGCGGCTCCCTGTCCGACATGTCCGACACCTCGTCCCGGGACAGCCCCGAGCCCATGGCCTACGAGGTGAAGCACGAAGCCGCCATGGACATGGGCGGGATGGAGGCCAACCTGTTCAACGTCCACCACGGCCTGGGATCGTCCTCCCAGCAGCACCACGCCCAGGACATGGAGCAGGTCCTGGACTATCACCGGGGTCACCAGGAGGCCGTGGCCAGCCCCGCACCCCCTGCTGCCACCCCCCAGAGGAGCGTTATCCTGTACCGCTCCAGCAGCACGTCCTACCCCGTTGAGAGCCACAGGCTGCATGACGCGGAGCAGCAGCCCCCGGCACATCACCAGCACAGCACTTCCATGGTCCATCTCGGCCAGATGAGCGGCGGCCCGGCCCGGCTCGAGAGCTCGGCCGGCGTGACCGAGGTGGCCAAGCAACTGGAGATGAAGTCCTTAGACTCCCCGCCGTATGACTATTCTAACAGCAGCAACGACGGGGGTGAAAGTCAAGGCTTTGAAGGCGGCCATCGCCACCAGCAGCAGGAGACACA from Conger conger chromosome 2, fConCon1.1, whole genome shotgun sequence encodes the following:
- the nfil3-5 gene encoding nuclear factor, interleukin 3 regulated, member 5 — translated: MESLNLHVLSSNPNNLENSETFSNYSDSVDSPHSNPPRSTRQPKAKPNMSCRRKREFISDEKKDASYWEKRRKNNEAAKRSREKRRLNDMVLENRVMALNDENVRLKTELLQLKLRFGLISTASYMEKSQQIGAGSSSRNPYFSSSGYSSSSQVMMNSDSSEAEQSTMGERHTPLPKYSPRGSLSDMSDTSSRDSPEPMAYEVKHEAAMDMGGMEANLFNVHHGLGSSSQQHHAQDMEQVLDYHRGHQEAVASPAPPAATPQRSVILYRSSSTSYPVESHRLHDAEQQPPAHHQHSTSMVHLGQMSGGPARLESSAGVTEVAKQLEMKSLDSPPYDYSNSSNDGGESQGFEGGHRHQQQETQGHYYQSHNLQKDSRQRSFAPDLLQSSEEGELHPYRHHHSYLNSTDEEPPVLTYEGNLKAEGYYQKSSSSGKDTSSSDGDPRSSDKEASTDDESPSSSSSEMGGYHQSLSARQLAFPSACPQAEAYHYQSEENQVEVKGTALPHKLRLKHRALSNGGSGSQGESSPTTASASPGLPQHPYLALSHSTQQGGSTCGYMQGDSPSPVSFGRQLSTSQEEGEERKESRRKEFGGQNIQNKRHD